Proteins encoded together in one Diabrotica undecimpunctata isolate CICGRU chromosome 3, icDiaUnde3, whole genome shotgun sequence window:
- the LOC140437503 gene encoding uncharacterized protein isoform X1 has product MDKPSTKTGRAYSRYGPYCKKMEAVQKIVRIPIMNQMNPNESKYARAKRMEFMDKLLTSTDRRYFDYDTYAKREAITQIVRKIKSKKEKGICLTPKEILLDYVINNKTNDLKTLFNAKLLKYRYSDPEYNNYSVDILSIACALEEVEAETVKCLIELGADIRCRDVDYFLPFHYVKLRTDNKNVLKVITDELKNRKFNLEILDDHDQIAEGNISPNETIDDPLEETDPKDFLFKLVKNKEEHKFLNCKGEIISEYANSDNGEMTLLQFACKNRTERIVKLLLEKGADKNIFTSSKRETPLQIAAEHDFYGIFEILIKEYKNDEEIPKYVISQFLPRLLQHYDSTEIKNKSSCDLLLKKIKANKHSYDLNERKEVTGYTPLHYAARYADTATVINLLDIGASLVCRNHSGFMPVQYLDPEQLEAVLDNCVQGDSFKRNVEDFEVSINFRALLPKKVETKNNNDQLSSSTANNNDSGMQNEPNNADRTTESTSLLNPNNSKKSDSQSSASVATNNDIEIGIRNVSNKGDTTTKATSLLNPNNSKKSDSQSSASVATNNDIERGIRNVPNKGDTTTKATSLLNPNNSNESDIVYETDLVFYMSKVSELKHLLKHPVIVSFLYMKWHRTRWIFWMNLTFYLTCCAFLVLHVFFGCTTLWWILLFTCFMLILREIFQYFSLPEYFTNVENWMALSLIGLVILILSNMFSINTKKAFSSMSMLLAGLKLILMVGQHPNLSTNLVILRTVSYNFFKFLLCYLLLILAFPLSFYIIFTEEHQQPSANNTEENNNDSFANPGMSLFKTVVMLTGELDASNINFRTSPIIGRLIFIIFIFIVVIILLNLLNSLAVSDTQMIRNDAELISYIERVRYIRYIEMIFGDSTQNLLYRKIKFIAEKSYLLSHLQITVLPNQNGQIKEINNLHLDQDTVQRIKDIIRTKVHISKE; this is encoded by the exons aTGGATAAACCTAGTACTAAGACGGGTAGAGCATATTCTAGGTATGGTCCATACTGTAAAAAAATGGAAGCTGTCCAAAAAATTGTAAG aaTTCCGATAATGAATCAAATGAATCCAAATGaatcaaaatatgcccgagctaagcgaatggagtttatggATAAACTTCTTACTAGTACGGATAGAAGATATTTTGATTATGATACATATGCAAAAAGAGAAGCTATCACACAAATTGTAAG AAAAATCAAGTCCAAAAAAGAAAAGGGTATTTGCCTCACTCCCAAGGAGATACTTTTGGATTACGttataaacaataaaacaaatgaTTTGAAGACGTTATTCAACGCAAAGCTTTTAAAATATAGATATTCTGATCcagaatataataattattctgTTGATATACTGTCAATTGCATGTGCGCTGGAAGAAGTAGAAGCAGAAACAGTCAAATGTTTAATAGAATTGGGAGCGGATATACGATGTCGAGATGTAGATTATTTCTTACCGTTTCATTATGTTAAACTAAGAACCGACAACAAGAATGTATTAAAAGTTATTACAGACGAACTAAAAAACAGGAAATTTAATTTAGAAATCTTAGATGACCATGATCAAATTGCTGAAGGAAATATTAGCCCAAATGAAACGATAGATGACCCGCTAGAAGAAACTGACCCAAAGGATTTCTTGTTTAAGCTTGTGAAAAACAAAGAAGAACATAAGTTTCTAAATTGTAAAGGTGAAATTATTTCCGAATACGCTAATAGTGATAACGGGGAGATGACTCTTTTACAATTTGCATGTAAAAATCGTACTGAACGCATAGTGAAGTTATTACTCGAGAAAGGTGCAGACAAAAACATATTCACAAGTAGTAAACGAGAGACACCTTTACAAATTGCAGCTGAACATGACTTCTATGGAATATTTGAAATTCTCATTAAAGAATATAAAAACGACGAAGAAATTCCAAAATATGTCATTTCACAATTCTTACCAAGATTATTACAACATTATGACAGTacagaaattaaaaataagtCAAGCTGTGATCTATTGCTAAAGAAAATAAAAGCGAATAAACACAGTTACGATTTAAATGAAAGAAAGGAAGTGACTGGATATACTCCACTACATTATGCTGCGCGGTATGCTGACACAGCTACTGTCATAAATCTTTTAGATATAGGTGCTTCTTTAGTCTGTAGAAATCATTCTGGATTTATGCCTGTTCAATACTTGGATCCCGAACAATTAGAAGCCGTTTTGGATAACTGCGTTCAAGGTGATTCATTTAAAAGGAATGTTGAAGATTTTGAAGTATCTATTAATTTCCGTGCATTACTCCCGAAAAAAGTGGAGACTAAGAACAATAATGATCAATTATCATCATCAACGGCGAATAATAATGACAGCGGGATGCAAAACGAACCTAATAATGCTGACAGAACTACAGAGTCTACCAGTTTACTTAACCCTAATAACAGTAAGAAGAGTGATAGTCAATCATCAGCATCAGTGGCGACTAATAATGACATCGAGATAGGTATCCGAAACGTATCTAATAAAGGTGACACAACTACAAAGGCTACCAGTTTGCTCAATCCTAATAACAGTAAGAAGAGTGATAGTCAATCATCAGCATCAGTGGCGACTAATAATGACATCGAGAGAGGTATCCGAAACGTACCTAATAAAGGTGACACAACTACAAAGGCTACCAGTTTGCTCAATCCTAATAACAGTAACGAGAGTGATATTGTTTATGAAACAGACCTTGTATTCTACATGAGTAAAGTATCAGAGCTCAAGCATCTGCTTAAACACCCTGTAATAGTGAGTTTCTTGTATATGAAATGGCATAGAACGCGATGGATATTTTGGATGAatcttactttttatttaacttGTTGTGCATTTTTAGTCCTTCATGTGTTTTTTGGCTGCACTACACTATGGTGGATATTATTATTTACATGTTTCATGTTAATATTGAGAGAAATCTTTCAGTATTTTTCACTACCTGAGTATTTTACAAACGTTGAAAATTGGATGGCGCTTTCACTGATTGGGTTAGTTATTTTGATTCTGTCAAATATGTTTAGTATTAACACCAAAAAAGCATTTTCGTCTATGTCAATGCTTCTAGCCGGCTTAAAGTTAATTCTTATGGTAGGTCAGCATCCAAATTTATCTACAAACCTTGTAATACTACGAACAGTGTCCTacaatttttttaagtttcttcTTTGCTATTTATTATTGATTCTTGCATTTCCTCTTAGCTTTTACATCATTTTTACCGAAGAACACCAACAACCATCTGCAAACAATACAGAAGAAAACAATAATGACTCTTTTGCAAATCCAGGAATGTCGCTGTTTAAAACTGTCGTGATGCTAACAGGAGAGCTTGACGCTAGTAATATAAATTTTAGAACATCTCCAATTATTGGCagattaatatttattatatttatatttatcgtTGTCATTATATTACTTAACCTCCTTAATAGTCTTGCTGTAAGTGACACACAGATGATTAGAAATGATGCCGAATTAATAAGTTACATTGAACGAGTTCGGTACATTCGATATATCGAAATGATTTTTGGGGATTCAACACAAAATTTactatacagaaaaataaaattcataGCTGAGAAAAGCTATTTATTATCTCATCTTCAAATTACTGTACTTCCTAATCAGAATGgtcaaattaaagaaattaacaaCTTACACTTAGATCAAGACACTGTTCAAAGAATTAAGGACATAATTAGGACTAAAGTACATATATCGAAAGAATAG
- the LOC140437503 gene encoding uncharacterized protein isoform X2 translates to MDKPSTKTGRAYSRYGPYCKKMEAVQKIVRKIKSKKEKGICLTPKEILLDYVINNKTNDLKTLFNAKLLKYRYSDPEYNNYSVDILSIACALEEVEAETVKCLIELGADIRCRDVDYFLPFHYVKLRTDNKNVLKVITDELKNRKFNLEILDDHDQIAEGNISPNETIDDPLEETDPKDFLFKLVKNKEEHKFLNCKGEIISEYANSDNGEMTLLQFACKNRTERIVKLLLEKGADKNIFTSSKRETPLQIAAEHDFYGIFEILIKEYKNDEEIPKYVISQFLPRLLQHYDSTEIKNKSSCDLLLKKIKANKHSYDLNERKEVTGYTPLHYAARYADTATVINLLDIGASLVCRNHSGFMPVQYLDPEQLEAVLDNCVQGDSFKRNVEDFEVSINFRALLPKKVETKNNNDQLSSSTANNNDSGMQNEPNNADRTTESTSLLNPNNSKKSDSQSSASVATNNDIEIGIRNVSNKGDTTTKATSLLNPNNSKKSDSQSSASVATNNDIERGIRNVPNKGDTTTKATSLLNPNNSNESDIVYETDLVFYMSKVSELKHLLKHPVIVSFLYMKWHRTRWIFWMNLTFYLTCCAFLVLHVFFGCTTLWWILLFTCFMLILREIFQYFSLPEYFTNVENWMALSLIGLVILILSNMFSINTKKAFSSMSMLLAGLKLILMVGQHPNLSTNLVILRTVSYNFFKFLLCYLLLILAFPLSFYIIFTEEHQQPSANNTEENNNDSFANPGMSLFKTVVMLTGELDASNINFRTSPIIGRLIFIIFIFIVVIILLNLLNSLAVSDTQMIRNDAELISYIERVRYIRYIEMIFGDSTQNLLYRKIKFIAEKSYLLSHLQITVLPNQNGQIKEINNLHLDQDTVQRIKDIIRTKVHISKE, encoded by the exons aTGGATAAACCTAGTACTAAGACGGGTAGAGCATATTCTAGGTATGGTCCATACTGTAAAAAAATGGAAGCTGTCCAAAAAATTGTAAG AAAAATCAAGTCCAAAAAAGAAAAGGGTATTTGCCTCACTCCCAAGGAGATACTTTTGGATTACGttataaacaataaaacaaatgaTTTGAAGACGTTATTCAACGCAAAGCTTTTAAAATATAGATATTCTGATCcagaatataataattattctgTTGATATACTGTCAATTGCATGTGCGCTGGAAGAAGTAGAAGCAGAAACAGTCAAATGTTTAATAGAATTGGGAGCGGATATACGATGTCGAGATGTAGATTATTTCTTACCGTTTCATTATGTTAAACTAAGAACCGACAACAAGAATGTATTAAAAGTTATTACAGACGAACTAAAAAACAGGAAATTTAATTTAGAAATCTTAGATGACCATGATCAAATTGCTGAAGGAAATATTAGCCCAAATGAAACGATAGATGACCCGCTAGAAGAAACTGACCCAAAGGATTTCTTGTTTAAGCTTGTGAAAAACAAAGAAGAACATAAGTTTCTAAATTGTAAAGGTGAAATTATTTCCGAATACGCTAATAGTGATAACGGGGAGATGACTCTTTTACAATTTGCATGTAAAAATCGTACTGAACGCATAGTGAAGTTATTACTCGAGAAAGGTGCAGACAAAAACATATTCACAAGTAGTAAACGAGAGACACCTTTACAAATTGCAGCTGAACATGACTTCTATGGAATATTTGAAATTCTCATTAAAGAATATAAAAACGACGAAGAAATTCCAAAATATGTCATTTCACAATTCTTACCAAGATTATTACAACATTATGACAGTacagaaattaaaaataagtCAAGCTGTGATCTATTGCTAAAGAAAATAAAAGCGAATAAACACAGTTACGATTTAAATGAAAGAAAGGAAGTGACTGGATATACTCCACTACATTATGCTGCGCGGTATGCTGACACAGCTACTGTCATAAATCTTTTAGATATAGGTGCTTCTTTAGTCTGTAGAAATCATTCTGGATTTATGCCTGTTCAATACTTGGATCCCGAACAATTAGAAGCCGTTTTGGATAACTGCGTTCAAGGTGATTCATTTAAAAGGAATGTTGAAGATTTTGAAGTATCTATTAATTTCCGTGCATTACTCCCGAAAAAAGTGGAGACTAAGAACAATAATGATCAATTATCATCATCAACGGCGAATAATAATGACAGCGGGATGCAAAACGAACCTAATAATGCTGACAGAACTACAGAGTCTACCAGTTTACTTAACCCTAATAACAGTAAGAAGAGTGATAGTCAATCATCAGCATCAGTGGCGACTAATAATGACATCGAGATAGGTATCCGAAACGTATCTAATAAAGGTGACACAACTACAAAGGCTACCAGTTTGCTCAATCCTAATAACAGTAAGAAGAGTGATAGTCAATCATCAGCATCAGTGGCGACTAATAATGACATCGAGAGAGGTATCCGAAACGTACCTAATAAAGGTGACACAACTACAAAGGCTACCAGTTTGCTCAATCCTAATAACAGTAACGAGAGTGATATTGTTTATGAAACAGACCTTGTATTCTACATGAGTAAAGTATCAGAGCTCAAGCATCTGCTTAAACACCCTGTAATAGTGAGTTTCTTGTATATGAAATGGCATAGAACGCGATGGATATTTTGGATGAatcttactttttatttaacttGTTGTGCATTTTTAGTCCTTCATGTGTTTTTTGGCTGCACTACACTATGGTGGATATTATTATTTACATGTTTCATGTTAATATTGAGAGAAATCTTTCAGTATTTTTCACTACCTGAGTATTTTACAAACGTTGAAAATTGGATGGCGCTTTCACTGATTGGGTTAGTTATTTTGATTCTGTCAAATATGTTTAGTATTAACACCAAAAAAGCATTTTCGTCTATGTCAATGCTTCTAGCCGGCTTAAAGTTAATTCTTATGGTAGGTCAGCATCCAAATTTATCTACAAACCTTGTAATACTACGAACAGTGTCCTacaatttttttaagtttcttcTTTGCTATTTATTATTGATTCTTGCATTTCCTCTTAGCTTTTACATCATTTTTACCGAAGAACACCAACAACCATCTGCAAACAATACAGAAGAAAACAATAATGACTCTTTTGCAAATCCAGGAATGTCGCTGTTTAAAACTGTCGTGATGCTAACAGGAGAGCTTGACGCTAGTAATATAAATTTTAGAACATCTCCAATTATTGGCagattaatatttattatatttatatttatcgtTGTCATTATATTACTTAACCTCCTTAATAGTCTTGCTGTAAGTGACACACAGATGATTAGAAATGATGCCGAATTAATAAGTTACATTGAACGAGTTCGGTACATTCGATATATCGAAATGATTTTTGGGGATTCAACACAAAATTTactatacagaaaaataaaattcataGCTGAGAAAAGCTATTTATTATCTCATCTTCAAATTACTGTACTTCCTAATCAGAATGgtcaaattaaagaaattaacaaCTTACACTTAGATCAAGACACTGTTCAAAGAATTAAGGACATAATTAGGACTAAAGTACATATATCGAAAGAATAG